Genomic segment of Streptomyces roseifaciens:
GTACGCTGCCCTGCCCGCATCGGCTACCTGGCGCAGGAGCTGCCCGCGCGCTCCACGCGGCTCCCGCTGCTCGCCGCCTTCGCGGCCGGGCGGCCCGGCCTGCCGGAGGAGTACGCCGAACAGCTGCTGGCACTGGGCTTGTTCCGTGAGGAGGACCTGCACGTCGCGGTCACGTCGCTGTCCGCAGGGCAGCAGCGGCGGCTGCAGATCGCGAGCCTGGTGACCCGGCCCGCGGACCTCCTCGTACTCGACGAGCCGACGAACCACGTCGCGCTCGACCTCGTCGAGGACCTGGAGGCGGCACTCACGGCGTACCCGGGAGCGGTGGTCGCGGTCTCCCACGACCGCGGCTTCCGCGAGCGGTTCCCGGGGGAGCGCCTGGAGCTGCGCGGCGGCCGGAGGCGCTGACCTTGCCGGGCCGGGGCCAGGTTCATGGCCCCGGCCCGGCGGGAGCCGCCTCGCTCCGGACGCGCACCGGGAAGGGCCTTCTCACGCGTCCCGTCCGGTGTCGACGAAGACGTTTTCGCCGAAGGCGGCGGCAAAGGCCTTCGCGATGAGGCCGGGCAGCTCGGGCCGGCCGTCGTCCTCGGCCCAGCGCACCAGCGCGGTGTGCATGGCGGCCAGGCAGGCGCCGGCCGCCGCGCGGGCGTGGAACGCCGTGTCGGGATCGGCGGCATCGGTTCCAAGGGCGTCGACGATCGTCTGCTGAAGGGTGTAGTGGTTGTCCAAGTGCCTGGCCCGCAGGGCCGGCGTCGAGATCATCAGCCGGAGCCGGGCGAGCAGGAACTGCTTGTTCGCCGTCAGATCGTCTCCGTGGCCGCCGCTGGTCAACGTCGCGGCCGAGTCGATGAGCGCGTTGCCGATGCGGCGGACCAGGGGCTGAGCGGCGGACGACGCGGCGATTCGCTCGGCGACGAGCCGACCGTTGTGGTCGACGAGCACGAGGTCTTCCTTGGTGGGGAAGTGCCGGTAGAGGGTCATGGGGGACGTGCCTGCGGCTTCGGCGACGTCGGTCACGGTCGTGGCGTCGTATCCGCGCTCGGTGAACAGCCGTACCGCGTGGGCCTGAATCGTGCGCTGCGTCTCGGCTCGCCGTTGTGCTCGCAGTGTTGAGTGCTGGTCGGGCATGTGGTAGACCCTACCGGAATGGTAGTGACTACCAGATTGGTAGTGGCTAACAACTTGGGGGCGGACATGAGTGATCTGACCGGCAGGACGGCTCTCGTGACCGGAGCGTCGCGCGGCATCGGGCGGGCGATCGCCACCCGGCTGGCGGCCAAGGGGGCAGTGGTCGTCGTGCATTTCGGCACCGACGAGGACGGTGCCACGGCGACGGTCGACGAGATCGGGCGCGCCGGCGGGGCCGCGTTCGCCGTAGGGGCGGAGCTGGGT
This window contains:
- a CDS encoding TetR/AcrR family transcriptional regulator → MPDQHSTLRAQRRAETQRTIQAHAVRLFTERGYDATTVTDVAEAAGTSPMTLYRHFPTKEDLVLVDHNGRLVAERIAASSAAQPLVRRIGNALIDSAATLTSGGHGDDLTANKQFLLARLRLMISTPALRARHLDNHYTLQQTIVDALGTDAADPDTAFHARAAAGACLAAMHTALVRWAEDDGRPELPGLIAKAFAAAFGENVFVDTGRDA